The window CGCGCAGACGCGCTCGGGAGCGGCGACGCGTGAGCAGCGGGCTTGCGCGCCTCGCGACGCGGCGCCTGCTCGGTCTGCCGCTCGCGCTCTACCTGCTCGCGTTCCTCGCCTATCCGAGCGCGTACGCCGTCAAGCTCGCCCTCACCGACGGCGCGACCGGCGCCTTCCCGACGCTCGAGCCGCTGCGCGCGCTCGCGGGCGATCGTCTCTTTTGGCAGGCGATCGCGGGCAACCTCGTCGTGCCGCTCGCGAGCGTCGCGCTCGAGCTCGTCGCGGGGCTCGGGCTCGCGCTGCTGCTCGCGGCGCGCATCCCCGGACGGCGGCTCCTGCGCGCGTCGATCGTGATCCCGTTCGCGCTGCCGGAGATCGTATTCTTGACGATCGTGCGGACGCTGCTCGCGCCGCGCGGCTACGTGAACGGCGCGCTGGATGCGGCCGGTGTGGGCACCGTGCACTTCCTGCTGCCCGGCGACTGGCTCGCGTACGCGACCGTGATCGTGGTCGACGCCTGGCGCACCACGCCGGTCGTGTTCCTGATCCTGCTCGGCGCGCTCGGCGCGCTGCCGCGCGAGGTCGGCGAGGCGGCGCGTCTCGACGGCGCGGGCGCGCTGCGCCGGCTGTGGTTCGTCACGCTGCCGCTGCTCGCGCCGGCGATCGTCGCCGCGGTGCTGCTGCGCGGGCTCGACGCGCTGCGCATCTTCGCAGCACCCCTCGTGCTCGCCGGCGTCGAGGGCGTGCCGGTGCTGTCGACGTACGCCTACCACCAGTGGTCGGACTACGGCGACGACGGCGCCGCCGCCGCGGCGTCGCTCGTGCTCGCCGTGCTGTGCGTCGTCGCGAGCGTGCCGCTGCTGCGGCGTCGCGCGGAGGCCGCATGAGCGCTGCTCGCTCCCGCCGCCACGGCCGCGGACGCCTCGTGCGCTTCCTGCTCGCGAGCGCAGCCGCGCTGGTGTCGCTGCTGCCGCTCGCGGTCATCGTCAAGCAAGCGTTCACGCCCGACCGCGAGAGCTTCGCCTGGCCGCCGACGTACCTTCCGCGCACGCTGACGCTCGAGAACTTCGCCGCGATCGCGGACGCGGTCGAGGTCGCGAGCGGCTTCGTGATGAGCGTGTCGGTCGCGCTGGTCTCGGTCGTGCTGGCGCTCGCGCTCGCGCTGCCGGCGGCGTGGCTCGCGGCGCGCGACGTGCCGGCCGGACGCGGGCTCGATCTACTCGTCGTGCTGGCGCGCATCTTTCCCGCGATCGCGGTCGCGGTGCCGCTCGCGGTGCTGCTCGTGCGCGCGGGGCTGTACAACAGCCCGATCGGCGCCGGCCTCTGGTTCGCGCACGCGCTGCTCGGGCTGCCGATCGCGTTCCTCGTGCTGCGCGCCGGCTTCCGCGCTGTGCCGCGCGAGCTCGAGGAGGCGGCGCGGCTCGACGGCGCGCGTCCGCTCGCGGTGTTCTGGCGCGTGACGCTGCCGCTCGTGCGTCCGCAGCTCGCCACCGCGGCGCTGCTCGTCTTCCTCGCCTCGTGGGACGAGCTCACCTACGCGCTGCTCCTGCAGGTGACGAACCGCACGCTGCCGCCGCTCCTCTACTATCTCTCGGCGTTCGGCTTCCCCGGGCTGTCGAGCGCGGTCGGGGTGATCATGCTGCTGCCGGCGCTGGCGCTGGTCGTCGTGCTCGAGCGCGCGTTCCGCTCGGGCCTGCTCTCGGGGAGCGGACGCTGATGGCGCGCGCCACGATCGAGGGGCTCGAGAAGCGCTTCGGCGACGTCGCCGTGCTGCACGCCTTCTCGCTCACCGCCGAGGACGGCGAGCTGGTGACGGTGCTCGGGCCTTCGGGCTGCGGCAAGTCGACGCTGCTGCGCCTGATCGCGGGGCTCGAGGAGCCGAGCGCCGGCACGATCGCGCTCGACGGACGGCGGATCGACCATCTGCCGCCGCACGAGCGCGACGTCGCGATGGTGTTCCAGAGCTACGCGCTCTATCCGCACATGACGGTGCGCGCGAACATCGAGTTCCCGCTGCGCATGCGCGGCGTCGGACGCGACGAGCGGCGCAAGCAGGCGGAGGAGGTCGCCGAGCTGCTCGAGCTCGGCGCGCTGCTCGACCGCAAGCCGGGCGCGCTGTCCGGCGGCCAGCGTCAGCGGGTCGCGCTGGCGCGCGCGCTGGTCCGCCGTCCGGCGCTGTTCCTGCTCGACGAGCCGCTCTCCAACCTCGACGCGCGCCTGCGCGAGAGCGTGCGGCGCTACATCCGCGACGTGCAGCGGCGCCTGGGCGTGACGACGCTCTACGTGACGCACGACCAGACCGAGGCGATGACGCTCGGCGACCGCGTCGTCGTGCTCGAGCGTGGGCGCGTCCAGCAGTGCGACACGCCGGTCGAGGTCTACGAGCGTCCGGCGAACGCCTTCGTCGCGGGCTTCGTCGGCACGCCGCCGATGAACCTGCTGCGCGCACGCTACGAGGACGGCGTGCTCACGCTCGGCGACTTGCGCTTGACGCTCGACGAGGCGACGCGCCGCGCGCTCGCCCGTGCGGGCGAGCGCGAGCTGCTGGTCGGCGTGCGCCCCGAGGCCTTCGTCGCCTGCGACGACGCGTCGACGCGGGAAGGCGCGGACGGCGCGATGCTGGTCGCGACCGTCGACCCGGCGTCGCGCGAGTGGCTCGGCGGCGAGACGCTGCTGCGCGCCTCGCTCGGCGGCGAGACCGTCACCG is drawn from Candidatus Binatia bacterium and contains these coding sequences:
- a CDS encoding sugar ABC transporter permease, which translates into the protein MSSGLARLATRRLLGLPLALYLLAFLAYPSAYAVKLALTDGATGAFPTLEPLRALAGDRLFWQAIAGNLVVPLASVALELVAGLGLALLLAARIPGRRLLRASIVIPFALPEIVFLTIVRTLLAPRGYVNGALDAAGVGTVHFLLPGDWLAYATVIVVDAWRTTPVVFLILLGALGALPREVGEAARLDGAGALRRLWFVTLPLLAPAIVAAVLLRGLDALRIFAAPLVLAGVEGVPVLSTYAYHQWSDYGDDGAAAAASLVLAVLCVVASVPLLRRRAEAA
- a CDS encoding carbohydrate ABC transporter permease, whose translation is MSAARSRRHGRGRLVRFLLASAAALVSLLPLAVIVKQAFTPDRESFAWPPTYLPRTLTLENFAAIADAVEVASGFVMSVSVALVSVVLALALALPAAWLAARDVPAGRGLDLLVVLARIFPAIAVAVPLAVLLVRAGLYNSPIGAGLWFAHALLGLPIAFLVLRAGFRAVPRELEEAARLDGARPLAVFWRVTLPLVRPQLATAALLVFLASWDELTYALLLQVTNRTLPPLLYYLSAFGFPGLSSAVGVIMLLPALALVVVLERAFRSGLLSGSGR
- a CDS encoding ABC transporter ATP-binding protein; protein product: MARATIEGLEKRFGDVAVLHAFSLTAEDGELVTVLGPSGCGKSTLLRLIAGLEEPSAGTIALDGRRIDHLPPHERDVAMVFQSYALYPHMTVRANIEFPLRMRGVGRDERRKQAEEVAELLELGALLDRKPGALSGGQRQRVALARALVRRPALFLLDEPLSNLDARLRESVRRYIRDVQRRLGVTTLYVTHDQTEAMTLGDRVVVLERGRVQQCDTPVEVYERPANAFVAGFVGTPPMNLLRARYEDGVLTLGDLRLTLDEATRRALARAGERELLVGVRPEAFVACDDASTREGADGAMLVATVDPASREWLGGETLLRASLGGETVTARLFGALPAAPARVAAPLGALHFFAALDGRRLAPQ